In a genomic window of Melitaea cinxia chromosome 2, ilMelCinx1.1, whole genome shotgun sequence:
- the LOC123661280 gene encoding U3 small nucleolar ribonucleoprotein protein IMP3 has protein sequence MVRKLKFHEQKLLKKVDFISWKVDNNLNEVKVMKKYFVQKREDYTKYNKLSREIRELANKIKDLDASSEFRTESSAQLLEKLYQMGLIPTRWDLALASTVSASAFCRRRLPVVMVRNKMSESIKEATKFIEQGHVRVGPEVVKDPAFLVTRSLEDFVTWVDGSAIRKHVLEYNEMRDDFEMI, from the exons ATGGTCCGAAAACTTAAATTTCATGagcaaaaattactaaaaaaggTAGATTTTATTTCATGGAAagttgataataatttaaatgaagttaaggttatgaaaaaatattttgttcaaaaacgTGAGGATTACACTAA atataataaattatcaagaGAAATCAGAGAattagcaaataaaataaaggattTAGACGCTAGCTCAGAATTCCGAACAGAATCAAGTGCCCAACTACTTGAAAAGCTGTACCAGATGGGTTTAATTCCAACGCGATGGGACCTAGCCCTCGCCAGCACTGTGTCAGCCAGTGCCTTCTGTAGAAGACGTCTCCCTGTGGTAATGGTTCGAA aTAAAATGTCAGAATCAATAAAAGAAGCAACAAAGTTCATAGAACAAGGGCACGTAAGAGTAGGCCCAGAAGTTGTCAAGGATCCTGCATTCTTAGTCACACGGTCTTTGGAGGATTTCGTCACATGGGTTGATGGTTCAGCTATCAGAAAACACGTTCTGGAGTATAATGAAATG AGGGATGATTTTGAAATGATATGA
- the LOC123661271 gene encoding uncharacterized protein LOC123661271, with the protein MSCTNNSAEFSQYLQSIVKLEELQKMTEDLDKELEDSQRVMSEIKTIFNSIPNVQNNRPQQNNGLRHEDLSQFLVANVPKLIMPDMPDSTVDVDLDNVIATMKSYAEDLRKNFVVPNSQQEQPHREFENLDLEQYASSLDELSKRLMNMKLNKTSEGFKKNDELEAKLTQLCEDVNMFTQMVQSKSKLSEANKNWSRTQYHNTALQYDNLINKLLVGVNEVTYLLKKKQ; encoded by the exons ATGAGCTGTACAAATAACTCTGCAGAGTTTTCACAGTACCTCCAGTCAATTGTTAAACTGGAGGAACTACAAAAAATGACCGAAGACTTGGACAAAGAGTTAGAAGACTCGCAAAGGGTGATGTCTGAAATAAAAACGATATTCAACAGCATCCCGAACGTTCAGAATAATAGGCCTCAGCAGAATAACGGGCTAAGACATGAGGATTTATCGCAATTCCTCGTTGCTAATGTGCCGAAACTAATAATGCCGGATATGCCCGATAGCACTGTCGATGTTGACCTAGACAATGTTATAGCGACGATGAAGAGCTACGCCGAAGATCTGAGGAAAAACTTCGTGGTCCCGAACTCTCAACAAGAACAGCCACACAGGGAATTTGAAAATCTAGATTTGGAACAGTATGCGTCCAGTCTAGATGAGTTATCAAAGCGATTGATGAACATGAAACTAAATAAAACCTCGGAAGGTTTTAAGAAGAATGACGAACTGGAGGCTAAGTTGACTCAGTTATGTGAGGATGTTAACATGTTCACACAG atggtCCAATCAAAGTCTAAGCTAAGTGAAGCTAACAAGAACTGGTCTCGGACACAGTACCACAATACAGCTTTGCAATATgacaatttaatcaataaactGCTAGTGGGTGTCAATGAGGTCACATATTTActgaaaaagaaacaataa
- the LOC123662520 gene encoding RNA-binding protein 45-like, with amino-acid sequence MYSNSNQTRGSDRREEKPPYSRIFVVCNKQLREDDLRARFERFGNIEDLYMPRDRKTGESKGVAYIKYSKTSSAAAAIQELHMKILNNDSKPTKVMVAVNKNESTAQSENEDRYKRLFIKIHRDATENEIRHYFSNFGQVESVYIQRDKVTEVCKGFAYVQYGRFYDAAKAFEECDKKYRPVFATPRDGLKRSRNSLDFDNVSMNFPPSKNMLNTHTDHYSSSNNDKIELKSALTPGLNDFNAITVTCSPQLPQVYIENLFNIVPGMINFQYSLDTYNGISKALITYEEPKYAAYAVQKLNNFEFPSGELLSVKPDKNPLIRAASDLTNIVNNFKQAVDSGTPDLRQLADAIAKASSLISAATTGQIDARELRDTSYCSVNLPPPKPMVDSNSRVAQRLFIICKPQPPPPSVLQDLFCRFGDLINVSTIPNKTFGFVKYASASSAQDAMRTLHGAVVTGIKLKVLEADEKPSSDGLEAIKGDHRENSDYDMDSKRMRLDDED; translated from the coding sequence atgtattcgAATAGTAATCAGACGCGAGGCTCCGATCGAAGGGAAGAAAAACCACCTTACTCTAGAATTTTCGTTGTTTGCAATAAACAACTACGAGAGGACGACTTGAGAGCGAGATTTGAGCGTTTTGGTAATATCGAAGACTTGTATATGCCCAGAGATCGTAAGACTGGTGAGTCTAAAGGCGTCGCttacataaaatacagtaaaaccTCATCGGCGGCAGCTGCTATACAAGAGTTACATATGAAAATCTTGAACAACGACAGTAAACCGACTAAAGTTATGGTagcagtaaataaaaatgaaagtacAGCACAGAGCGAGAATGAGGATAGGTATAAAAGactgtttattaaaatacatagagATGCTACTGAAAATGAAATCagacattatttttcaaactttGGTCAAGTGGAGTCTGTGTACATACAACGAGACAAAGTGACAGAAGTTTGTAAAGGTTTTGCGTATGTTCAGTATGGACGGTTCTATGACGCTGCTAAAGCTTTTGAGGAGTGTGACAAAAAGTATAGGCCAGTATTTGCTACTCCTCGAGATGGTTTAAAACGTAGTCGAAATAGTTTAGACTTTGATAATGTTAGCATGAACTTCCCACCATCTAAAAATATGCTTAACACACACACAGATCATTATAGCTCATCCAATAACgataaaattgaattgaaaagtGCACTGACACCTGGTTTAAATGACTTTAATGCTATAACAGTAACATGCAGTCCACAACTACCACAGGTATATATCGAAAATCTGTTCAACATTGTGCCCGGAATGATTAATTTTCAATACTCATTGGACACATATAATGGAATCTCCAAAGCTCTGATTACTTACGAAGAACCTAAATATGCAGCATACGCTGTACAGAAATTGAACAATTTTGAATTTCCATCTGGTGAACTACTGTCTGTGAAGCCAGATAAGAATCCTTTGATAAGGGCAGCTAGTGATTTGACAAACATAGTTAATAATTTCAAACAGGCTGTGGACTCTGGAACACCAGATTTGAGACAATTGGCCGATGCTATAGCAAAAGCATCATCTTTAATTAGCGCTGCAACTACAGGTCAAATTGATGCAAGAGAATTAAGAGACACTAGCTACTGTAGTGTTAATTTACCACCTCCTAAGCCTATGGTAGATAGCAATAGCAGAGTTGCTCAAAggttatttattatctgtaagCCTCAACCTCCCCCACCATCAGTATTACAAGATCTATTTTGCCGCTTTGGAGATCTCATTAATGTGTCCACTATACCGAATAAAACCTTTGGCTTTGTTAAATATGCATCAGCGAGCAGCGCACAGGATGCAATGAGGACATTACATGGGGCTGTTGTTACTGGTATAAAGTTAAAGGTTCTAGAAGCCGACGAAAAACCCTCCTCTGATGGTCTTGAGGCCATTAAAGGAGATCATAGAGAGAATTCTGACTATGATATGGACAGCAAAAGAATGAGACTTGATGACGAAGACTAA